The genomic interval GAAGGGTTAATAAAGTATGGCTTCAGCCTGGTAAAAGGGAAAGCTGATCATCCAATGGAAGATTTTTGTGTTGCTAAATTTATGCAGTTTCAGGGACATGAATTAGGGCTGTTTGCCATATATGATGGCCATTCGGGAGATACAGTTCCTGCCTACCTACAGGAACATCTATTTTCCAATATCCTAAAGGAGGTGCATAGTTGCTTCAAAGATTAACAGATCATTGCGAATTTTTTGTGGTTGTGTTCTTAAACTTTCTTATTTCTCATTCTAGGAAGAGTTTTGGGTTGACCCCCACAGATCTATTTTAAAAGCCTATGAGAAGACAGACCATGCAATTCTCTCGCATAGTTCTGACTTGGGGCGGGGTGGGTCCACAGCTGTAACTGCAATTTTGATAAATGGCCAAAGATTATGGATAGCCAATGTTGGAGATTCTCGGGCAGTTCTCTCGAGAGGGGGCCAGGCAATACAGATGACTACGGACCATGACCCCAATGCGGAACGAGGCAACATCGAGAACAAAGGTGGTTTTGTCTCAAACATGCCAGGTTTCTCACAAGCACTTCTCTTTATAAATTTCGTCCCAATGTCTACTTATCTAAAATTAAACCAGTCAATATCTATGAATCATCTTGTAAGTGGGACTGCAACTTGAAATTTCTAGTACGGCTTTTGTGGTTTTTAGATATTGCTGCATCTTTATCTATAGATAGTGTTCCCCAGGaa from Juglans microcarpa x Juglans regia isolate MS1-56 chromosome 4S, Jm3101_v1.0, whole genome shotgun sequence carries:
- the LOC121263068 gene encoding probable protein phosphatase 2C 9 isoform X1; amino-acid sequence: MFKGAVEYFFMDRLCCFTATYSQLVGVRSSSSSGKGTSHEGLIKYGFSLVKGKADHPMEDFCVAKFMQFQGHELGLFAIYDGHSGDTVPAYLQEHLFSNILKEEEFWVDPHRSILKAYEKTDHAILSHSSDLGRGGSTAVTAILINGQRLWIANVGDSRAVLSRGGQAIQMTTDHDPNAERGNIENKGDVPRVNGQLAVSRAFGDKSLKSHLRSDPDIQNTIKDMNTDILILASDGLWKVMANQEAVDIARKIKDPQKAAKRLTAEALKRDSKDDISCVVVRFRG
- the LOC121263068 gene encoding probable protein phosphatase 2C 9 isoform X2, whose product is MFKGAVEYFFMDRLCCFTATYSQLVGVRSSSSSGKGTSHEGLIKYGFSLVKGKADHPMEDFCVAKFMQFQGHELGLFAIYDGHSGDTVPAYLQEHLFSNILKEEEFWVDPHRSILKAYEKTDHAILSHSSDLGRGGSTAVTAILINGQRLWIANVGDSRAVLSRGGQAIQMTTDHDPNAERGNIENKGGFVSNMPGDVPRVNGQLAVSRAFGDKSLKSHLRSDPDIQNTIKDMNTDILILASDGLWKVMANQEAVDIARKIKDPQKAAKRLTAEALKRDSKDDISCVVVRFRG